A genomic region of Rhipicephalus sanguineus isolate Rsan-2018 chromosome 1, BIME_Rsan_1.4, whole genome shotgun sequence contains the following coding sequences:
- the LOC119379444 gene encoding uncharacterized protein LOC119379444 gives MTHTARSVDITELSGDIIKLVFKGNKAFVRYLDPETAAANLKIIEKAVGKGKVLRVEKCTTRKQTTLGNMLDLFRLPFNCTVARLKQHFPCSRVCVLKHGFARLCFNSTEDLKRAVQRPGCHTIDGHQIRLSLVKELEKEDHAGGRQSRDSRGGYGRGWNGPVGRAFWRGGGRGGNRMGSRASDWDSGGRGDWSEVEDSRAWRGGSRFFWNSGGGGRRGRRGGRRGSWNRN, from the exons ATGACCCACACGGCCCGATCCGTGGACATCACTGAACTCTCTGGAGACATCATCAAGCTTGTTTTCAAAGGAAA CAAAGCGTTCGTACGGTACCTGGACCCCGAGACTGCAGCAGCCAACCTGAAGATAATCGAGAAGGCGGTGGGCAAGGGCAAGGTATTGAGAGTGGAGAAGTGCACAACGCGCAAGCAGACTACTCTCGGCAACATGCTCGACTTGTTTCGGCTGCCCTTCAACTGCACTGTGGCCCGCCTCAAGCAGCACTTCCCTTGTTCCCGCGTTTGCGTGCTCAAACACGG CTTTGCCAGACTCTGCTTCAACTCCACTGAGGACCTCAAGCGAGCCGTTCAGAGGCCCGGGTGTCACACCATAGACGGCCACCAGATCCGACTGAGCCTCGTCAAAGAACTTGAGAAAGAAG ACCATGCAGGAGGCCGGCAGTCGCGGGACAGCCGTGGAGGCTACGGCCGCGGGTGGAACGGGCCGGTAGGGCGGGCCTTCTGGCGTGGCGGCGGCCGTGGCGGCAACCGCATGGGCAGCAGGGCCTCTGACTGGGACTCGGGCGGTCGCGGTGACTGGAGCGAAGTCGAAGACAGCCGCGCTTGGCGAGGCGGCAGCCGATTCTTTTGGAACAGCGGCGGTGGCGGCCGACGGGGAAGGCGAGGCGGCCGCCGAGGCTCCTGGAACCGCAACTGA